From a single Oncorhynchus nerka isolate Pitt River linkage group LG11, Oner_Uvic_2.0, whole genome shotgun sequence genomic region:
- the LOC115136773 gene encoding ribosomal RNA-processing protein 8 yields the protein MLFAEEDEWNDDPEAKVLTKTVISSFKLSERTNITPKSIGKKKSLLRTLQTLGSVPNWNKSNSAPHEAGSDSEIEDILTPHTKRKKKRSKRGRNKVAASGEEAEVIGDLGAKEKAAVPVVKKLIKAKKPLKAEFKKVKNTESIQGGSKQDSKSIKDEEKAAADAEIERLNRKQWKNKMKNKKKCKNKFKIQNGENTTPPETSVQKDTEDGPKAASDVNRETAVVQTPQRQTKKNKPQKEGERKTQKSKKVPEGKEMTFTETASTPGTVTDQNNKNFSEKKSKGGSQLKAVRLGNSKPPGEEEKLQMVREEQNPELHGSKRRKQEESKEQDRRREKLRRMLHGQSPEKKKLPAEQEETLTIEVKEASADRSAALRSRMEQRLESARFRYINEVLYTTSSGEAKRMFRQDPEAFGIYHRGFTAQVQRWPANPVDAIISYIRQKPASLVVADFGCGDCKIALSVKNEVHSFDLALISDRVTVCDMANVPLKDGTVDIAVFCLSLMGTNLGDFLVEANRVLVMGGILKIAEVASRFENVRNFMGALSSLGFKLVTKDTESSHFYSFEFEKIAEAPERIKKAGGLELRPCVYKKR from the exons ATGTTGTTTGCAGAGGAGGATGAGTGGAACGATGACCCAGAAGCCAAAGTTCTGACCAAGACGGTCATCAGCAGTTTCAAACTGTCTGAAAGGACCAATATCACG CCAAAAAGTATTGGGAAGAAAAAGAGTTTGTTACGGACCCTCCAAACACTGGGGTCAGTACCAAACTGGAACAAGAGCAATAGTGCCCCTCATGAAGCAGGCAGTGACAGCGAAATAGAGGACATACTGACACCACACACCAAGAGGAAGAAGAAAAGAAGCAAAAGAGGACGCAATAAAGTAGCCGCTTCAGGAGAAGAGGCAGAGGTCATTGGAGATCTGGGTGCCAAGGAGAAGGCTGCAGTGCCTGTTGTTAAGAAGCTAATAaaagcaaagaaaccactaaaagCAG AGTTCAAAAAGGTAAAGAATACAGAGTCCATTCAGGGCGGTAGTAAACAAGATTCAAAATCTATCAAGGATGAAGAAAAAGCTGCAGCAGATGCTGAGATTGAAAGATTAAACCGAAAGCAATGGAAAAACAAGATGAAGAACAAGAAGAAATGTAAAAACAAGTTCAAAATTCAAAATGGAGAGAATACCACTCCCCCAGAGACCTCTGTGCAAAAGGACACAGAAGATGGACCAAAAGCAGCATCTGATGTGAACAGGGAAACAGCGGTTGTCCAGACACCGCAACGCCAGACAAAGAAAAACAAACCGCAGAAAGAGGGTGAGCGTAAAACACAGAAAAGTAAAAAGGTTCCTGAGGGAAAAGAGATGACCTTCACTGAGACTGCTTCTACTCCAGGCACAGTAACAGACCAAAACAACAAGAACTTTTCAGAGAAAAAGAGCAAGGGGGGCAGTCAACTAAAAGCAGTGCGACTAGGTAACTCTAAACCCCCAGGTGAAGAGGAGAAACTTCAGATGGTTAGGGAGGAGCAGAACCCAGAGCTGCATGGCAGTAAGAGAAGGAAACAGGAGGAGAGCAAAGAGCAGGACCGCAGGAGAGAGAAGCTCAGGAGAATGCTCCATGGCCAGAGCCCAGAAAAGAAAAAGCTACCTGCAGAGCAGGAGGAGACACTCACCATAGAGGTGAAAGAGGCTTCTGCAGACCGCTCGGCTGCTCTGAGGTCCCGCATGGAGCAGCGTTTGGAGTCAGCGCGGTTCCGTTATATTAACGAGGTTCTGTACACCACGTCTAGTGGGGAGGCTAAACGCATGTTCAGACAGGATCCCGAGGCCTTCGGCATCTACCACAGGGGCTTCACGGCACAGGTCCAGCGCTGGCCAGCTAATCCTGTTGACGCCATAATCTCCTACATACGCCAAAA GCCTGCCTCTCTGGTGGTGGCAGATTTTGGCTGCGGCGACTGCAAAATTGCGCTGAGCGTGAAGAACGAAGTGCACAGTTTTGACTTGGCACTTATCAGTGACCGTGTAACTGTCTGTGACATGGCTAAT GTACCTCTCAAGGATGGCACTGTGGACATAGctgtattctgtctctctcttatggGGACCAACCTTGGGGATTTCCTAGTTGAGGCTAACCGTGTGCTGGTGATGGG GGGTATCCTGAAAATAGCAGAGGTGGCAAGCAGATTTGAGAATGTGCGGAACTTCATGGGTGCTTTGTCCAGCCTGGGATTCAAGTTGGTCACAAAG GACACAGAGAGTAGCCACTTTTACTCCTTTGAGTTTGAGAAGATCGCAGAAGCTCCTGAGAGGATAA